From Humibacter ginsenosidimutans, a single genomic window includes:
- the dapC gene encoding succinyldiaminopimelate transaminase translates to MTRPDLPDYPWDLVAPYAERARRHPGGIVDLSIGSPVDPTPEAVRAALAQATDAHSYPQTAGTPALRSAIVAWYARRRGVPGLTPDEVLPTIGSKELVALLPVLLGLGPGDVIVHPRAAYPTYAIGAAIVQATSFPSDDPDEWPQGTKLVWLNSPGNPDGHVNDAEYLARAVRRARELGAVIANDECYAELGWDGSWAHEPVPSILDPRVVGDDRSDVLSVYSLSKQSNMAGYRAAFLAGDAALVGKLLTVRKHAGLMLPAPLQEAMVVALDDDDAVRAQVERYRARRGILKPVLEASGFRIDHSEAGLYLWATAGEDAWTTMGRLADVGVLAGPGVFYGDFFPQHVRLSLTATDERIQAAAERLASL, encoded by the coding sequence GTGACGCGCCCCGATCTGCCCGACTATCCATGGGACCTGGTTGCGCCGTACGCCGAACGTGCCAGGCGGCATCCCGGCGGAATCGTCGACCTCTCCATCGGTTCGCCCGTCGACCCGACGCCGGAGGCGGTGCGCGCCGCGCTCGCGCAGGCGACGGATGCGCACTCCTACCCGCAGACCGCGGGAACGCCCGCGCTGCGCAGCGCGATCGTCGCGTGGTATGCACGCCGACGCGGCGTGCCGGGGCTCACGCCCGACGAGGTGCTTCCGACCATCGGCTCGAAGGAGCTCGTCGCGCTTCTGCCCGTGCTGCTGGGGCTCGGGCCCGGTGATGTGATCGTGCATCCGAGAGCCGCGTATCCCACGTACGCCATCGGCGCCGCGATCGTGCAGGCCACGTCGTTCCCGTCCGACGACCCCGACGAGTGGCCGCAGGGCACGAAGCTCGTCTGGCTGAACTCGCCCGGCAATCCCGACGGGCATGTGAACGACGCGGAATACCTGGCGCGCGCCGTGCGCAGAGCCAGGGAGCTCGGCGCCGTGATCGCCAACGACGAATGCTACGCGGAGCTCGGCTGGGACGGGAGCTGGGCGCACGAGCCGGTGCCGAGCATCCTCGACCCGCGTGTGGTCGGCGACGACCGCAGCGATGTGCTGTCGGTGTACTCGCTGAGCAAGCAGTCCAACATGGCCGGGTATCGCGCAGCGTTCCTCGCGGGGGATGCGGCGCTCGTCGGCAAGCTGCTCACCGTGCGGAAGCACGCAGGGCTCATGCTGCCCGCTCCTCTGCAGGAGGCCATGGTCGTCGCACTCGACGATGACGACGCCGTGCGCGCGCAGGTCGAACGGTACCGGGCACGTCGCGGGATTCTGAAGCCGGTTCTGGAGGCATCCGGGTTCCGCATCGATCACAGCGAGGCAGGCCTCTACCTGTGGGCGACCGCCGGAGAGGATGCCTGGACCACCATGGGCAGGCTCGCCGACGTCGGCGTTCTGGCCGGCCCCGGCGTCTTCTACGGCGACTTCTTCCCGCAGCACGTGCGGCTCTCGCTGACCGCGACCGATGAGCGCATCCAGGCCGCTGCCGAGCGTCTCGCGTCGCTCTGA
- the fdxA gene encoding ferredoxin encodes MTYVIALPCVDVKDRACVDECPVDCIYEGERSLYIHPDECVDCGACEPVCPVEAIYYEDDLPEEWADYYRVNVEFFDDLGSPGGAAKIGVIPKDHPIVAALPPQSH; translated from the coding sequence GTGACCTACGTCATCGCCCTGCCGTGTGTGGACGTCAAAGACCGTGCCTGTGTCGACGAATGCCCGGTGGACTGCATCTACGAGGGTGAACGGTCTCTGTACATCCATCCCGACGAATGCGTCGACTGCGGCGCATGCGAGCCGGTGTGCCCCGTCGAGGCGATCTACTACGAAGACGATCTGCCCGAGGAATGGGCCGACTACTACCGCGTGAACGTGGAGTTCTTCGACGACCTCGGTTCGCCCGGCGGTGCGGCCAAGATCGGCGTGATCCCGAAGGATCACCCGATCGTCGCTGCTCTGCCGCCGCAGAGCCACTGA
- a CDS encoding DUF6113 family protein — translation MLTRVVTAVVMVVAGIAFGVLGTVVHSSTVGSADFPWGIVVALLALACLLVGIRLLSSGRLSTACAALGALVAIAVLSQQSFGGSVLITNSVIGWVWMAGAVVIALLAVSWPRSLAGGRAS, via the coding sequence ATGCTGACGCGCGTGGTGACTGCAGTGGTCATGGTGGTGGCAGGGATCGCGTTCGGGGTTCTCGGCACCGTTGTGCATTCCTCGACCGTCGGCTCTGCGGACTTCCCGTGGGGGATCGTCGTCGCGCTGCTCGCGCTGGCCTGCCTGCTGGTGGGCATCCGCCTGCTCAGCTCTGGCAGGCTCTCCACCGCGTGCGCGGCGCTGGGTGCGCTGGTCGCGATCGCTGTGCTGTCCCAGCAGAGTTTCGGCGGGTCCGTGCTTATTACGAACAGTGTCATCGGGTGGGTCTGGATGGCCGGCGCCGTGGTCATCGCCCTTCTCGCCGTGAGCTGGCCGCGGTCGCTCGCCGGCGGCCGGGCATCCTGA